One Fontisphaera persica DNA window includes the following coding sequences:
- the lnt gene encoding apolipoprotein N-acyltransferase — MRHPVFQSVLAGAMLAAAFPKAEVAGLAWVAPGLMAVAVLGCSPRRAFWAGFWGGLVYWAISLYWLLLIPVAFWPVVGWLALCAYLALYHGVWTWACLRMLPGTGPVSQGEPGWAWDRGLARLLTLPRLTRMAWMVAAAVGWVGLEMIRARLLTGFPWNLLGVSQYTLLPLVQLAKVTGVYGLSFVMVWTSLALVVAAAGMARFPGRRGWLTGELLVPAAVVAVVWLWGARECYRHLSAPSAPVVRLALLQPAVPQTLIWDSREDEARLRRLVRLSQEALRSRPDLLVWPEAASPGFLRFDSNVWHAVSGLARASNVWMVVGSDDAEATGTGEVAYYNSAFLISSEGVIKNRYAKRHLVMFGEYAPLARWLPFLKRLLPVGEGFKPGAEAVHFEWPLTAAGGAKVRAAMLICFEDVMAGLVRRSVAADTDLILNLTNDGWFRESAAQYQHAANAVFRAVETGRPLVRCTNNGRTCWVDELGRLREMESHGGGEPPSIYAEGWHVAAVPLPPQGGAALTFYHRHGDWFGWACVGATAGLLGWSYWPRVGRWKARNGSQN; from the coding sequence TTGCGACATCCCGTGTTTCAATCCGTGCTGGCGGGCGCCATGCTGGCAGCGGCGTTTCCCAAGGCGGAAGTGGCAGGACTGGCCTGGGTGGCTCCGGGGTTGATGGCGGTGGCCGTCTTGGGATGTTCTCCCCGCCGGGCCTTTTGGGCGGGATTTTGGGGGGGCCTGGTCTATTGGGCAATTTCGCTTTATTGGTTGTTACTCATCCCGGTGGCCTTCTGGCCGGTGGTGGGATGGCTGGCTTTGTGCGCCTATCTGGCATTGTACCACGGGGTGTGGACTTGGGCCTGCCTGCGCATGTTGCCCGGCACAGGCCCGGTAAGCCAGGGGGAGCCAGGTTGGGCGTGGGACCGCGGGCTGGCGCGGCTCTTGACGCTGCCCCGGCTCACGCGCATGGCATGGATGGTGGCCGCAGCAGTGGGTTGGGTGGGCTTGGAAATGATTCGAGCCCGGCTGCTCACCGGTTTTCCCTGGAATTTGTTGGGCGTTTCGCAATACACCCTGCTGCCCCTGGTGCAACTGGCGAAAGTCACCGGCGTCTATGGGTTGTCCTTCGTCATGGTGTGGACTTCGCTGGCCCTGGTGGTGGCAGCGGCGGGGATGGCCCGGTTTCCCGGGCGGCGGGGCTGGTTGACCGGCGAATTGCTGGTGCCGGCTGCCGTGGTGGCGGTGGTGTGGTTGTGGGGGGCGCGAGAATGTTACCGGCACCTTTCCGCTCCCTCGGCGCCGGTGGTGCGCCTGGCCTTGTTGCAGCCCGCCGTGCCCCAAACCTTGATTTGGGACAGCCGCGAGGATGAGGCCCGGCTGCGGCGGTTGGTCAGGCTTTCGCAGGAGGCGCTGCGCTCACGGCCGGACCTGCTGGTCTGGCCGGAAGCGGCATCGCCCGGTTTTTTGCGGTTTGACTCGAACGTATGGCACGCCGTCAGCGGGCTGGCGCGTGCCAGCAACGTTTGGATGGTGGTCGGTAGTGATGACGCGGAAGCCACCGGGACCGGCGAGGTCGCCTATTACAATTCCGCCTTTCTCATTTCGTCCGAAGGGGTGATTAAAAACCGCTATGCCAAGCGGCATCTCGTCATGTTCGGGGAGTATGCGCCGCTGGCCCGCTGGCTGCCATTTCTGAAACGGCTGCTGCCGGTGGGGGAGGGATTCAAGCCGGGGGCTGAGGCGGTGCATTTTGAATGGCCCCTGACGGCGGCGGGCGGGGCGAAGGTGCGAGCCGCCATGCTGATTTGCTTTGAGGATGTCATGGCAGGCCTGGTGCGGCGCTCGGTGGCGGCGGACACGGATTTGATTTTGAATCTCACCAATGACGGATGGTTCCGGGAAAGCGCCGCCCAGTACCAGCATGCCGCCAATGCCGTGTTTCGCGCGGTGGAAACCGGGCGCCCGCTGGTGCGCTGCACGAACAACGGGCGGACCTGCTGGGTGGATGAATTGGGCCGGCTGCGGGAAATGGAAAGTCATGGGGGGGGCGAGCCTCCCTCCATTTACGCGGAGGGTTGGCATGTGGCGGCGGTGCCGCTGCCGCCCCAGGGCGGTGCGGCTCTAACGTTCTATCATCGCCACGGGGATTGGTTTGGGTGGGCCTGTGTGGGGGCGACTGCGGGCCTGCTGGGATGGAGTTACTGGCCGCGCGTTGGCCGATGGAAGGCCCGGAATGGCAGCCAGAACTGA
- the rpsT gene encoding 30S ribosomal protein S20, which yields MPNTKSAERRVRSSARRRLRNRKVKLGLKTLQKELNTLVAAGKKEEAAAVYRKVSSALDKAAKGGVIPKATASRKRSRLAHRVNAVK from the coding sequence ATGCCGAATACAAAATCTGCAGAACGCCGCGTGCGCAGCAGCGCCCGGCGGCGCCTCCGCAACCGCAAGGTCAAGCTCGGCCTGAAGACCCTGCAAAAAGAATTGAACACGCTGGTGGCCGCCGGCAAAAAGGAAGAGGCGGCCGCTGTTTATCGCAAGGTCAGTTCGGCCCTCGACAAGGCCGCCAAGGGCGGGGTCATCCCCAAGGCGACTGCCAGCCGCAAGCGCTCCCGCCTGGCCCATCGCGTCAATGCGGTGAAATAA
- the glgB gene encoding 1,4-alpha-glucan branching protein GlgB, whose amino-acid sequence MILTEAELLSLVQLLHPHPHQLLGMHPLGDGMGVVARAMIPDAARVELRPVHEPSKPSFELKLIHPAGIFEGLTTQAREVYAYDLIITDKQGRTRVTRDPYSFLPSLSEADLYLFNQGNERRIYDKLGAQLRTFDGVPGTAFAVWAPNAARVSVVGDFNGWDGRCHPMRLMGLSGVWEIFIPGVGEGAHYKFEIRDVHGAIRLRADPYGFFFEVAPKNASIVWNNRRFQWTDEAWLKQRREVNPFKSPMSIYEVHLGSWRKKNIAESFSYRELAGPLIDYVRQMGFTHVEFLPVSEHAYYPSWGYQVTGFYAPTSRYGTPEDFQYLVNALHEAGIGVLVDWVPAHFPRDEWALARFDGTALYEHEDPRKGAHADWGTLIFNYSRHEVRNFLAANALFWCDRYHIDGLRVDAVASMLYLDYSRKPGEWLPNPYGGNENLEAVEFLRHFNHLVHTEHPGVVTIAEESTAWPQVTRPDYLGGLGFSFKWNMGWMHDTLNYFKRDPIYRKYHHNDLTFAMIYHYSENFILPLSHDEVVHGKRSLLGRMPGDDWQRFANLRALLAYQWLFPGKKLLFMGGEFGQSGEWNENSGLQWWLLDEGPYHRGVQRFVQDLNQLYRQEPALWVGDYDREGFFWVDCNDAEHSVLTFMRQTPDGATQLLVVLNLTPVPREHYRVGLTRPGYWQEVLNSDSAIYGGSNQGNLGGVQAEPYCVHHQPFSAAILLPPLSVLVFKSPPV is encoded by the coding sequence ATGATTCTGACTGAGGCCGAGCTGCTAAGTCTGGTGCAGTTGCTCCATCCCCATCCCCATCAGCTTCTGGGCATGCATCCGCTGGGCGACGGCATGGGCGTGGTGGCCCGCGCCATGATTCCAGACGCTGCGCGGGTGGAGCTGCGGCCGGTGCATGAACCGTCCAAGCCGTCCTTTGAACTTAAACTCATCCACCCGGCGGGCATTTTCGAGGGCCTCACCACGCAAGCGCGGGAGGTCTATGCCTATGATTTAATCATCACCGACAAACAGGGCCGCACGCGCGTCACGCGGGACCCGTATTCCTTTTTGCCGTCCCTGAGCGAGGCGGATTTGTATCTGTTCAATCAGGGCAATGAGCGGCGGATTTACGACAAACTGGGGGCGCAGTTGCGGACGTTTGACGGCGTGCCGGGCACGGCCTTTGCCGTGTGGGCGCCGAATGCCGCCCGGGTCAGTGTGGTGGGGGACTTCAACGGCTGGGATGGGCGCTGCCACCCCATGCGCCTGATGGGGCTTTCGGGGGTGTGGGAGATTTTCATTCCCGGCGTGGGGGAGGGGGCGCATTACAAGTTTGAGATTCGCGATGTGCATGGCGCCATCCGGCTGCGCGCCGACCCCTATGGCTTCTTCTTCGAGGTGGCCCCCAAAAATGCCTCCATCGTCTGGAACAATCGCCGGTTCCAATGGACGGATGAGGCCTGGCTGAAACAGCGGCGCGAGGTCAATCCTTTCAAGTCGCCCATGAGCATTTACGAGGTGCACCTGGGGTCCTGGCGCAAGAAAAACATTGCGGAGTCGTTCAGCTATCGCGAACTGGCGGGGCCGCTGATTGATTATGTGCGGCAGATGGGCTTTACCCATGTGGAATTCCTGCCAGTCAGTGAACATGCCTATTATCCCTCCTGGGGCTATCAGGTCACCGGCTTTTACGCGCCCACCAGCCGGTATGGCACGCCCGAGGATTTTCAATACCTGGTCAACGCCCTGCACGAGGCAGGCATCGGGGTGCTGGTGGACTGGGTGCCGGCGCATTTCCCGCGGGATGAATGGGCCTTGGCGCGGTTTGACGGCACGGCCTTGTACGAGCACGAAGACCCCCGCAAAGGAGCGCACGCCGACTGGGGCACCCTGATTTTCAATTACAGCCGGCACGAAGTGCGGAATTTCCTGGCGGCCAACGCGCTGTTCTGGTGCGACCGCTATCACATTGACGGCTTGCGGGTGGATGCCGTGGCCTCCATGCTCTATCTGGATTACTCGCGCAAACCGGGGGAATGGCTGCCCAATCCTTACGGCGGCAATGAAAACCTGGAGGCCGTCGAATTCCTGCGGCATTTCAATCATCTGGTGCACACCGAACATCCGGGCGTGGTGACCATTGCCGAGGAATCCACCGCCTGGCCGCAGGTGACGCGCCCGGACTATCTGGGCGGGCTGGGCTTTTCCTTCAAGTGGAACATGGGCTGGATGCACGACACGCTGAATTACTTCAAACGCGACCCCATCTACCGGAAATACCATCACAACGATTTGACCTTTGCCATGATTTACCATTACTCGGAAAACTTCATCCTGCCGCTGTCGCATGATGAGGTGGTGCATGGCAAACGCTCCCTGCTGGGCCGCATGCCGGGAGACGACTGGCAGCGGTTTGCCAACTTGCGCGCCCTGCTGGCCTATCAATGGCTGTTCCCGGGCAAAAAACTGCTCTTCATGGGCGGCGAATTTGGCCAGAGCGGCGAGTGGAATGAAAACAGCGGCTTGCAATGGTGGCTCTTGGACGAAGGCCCCTACCACCGCGGTGTGCAGCGGTTTGTGCAGGACTTGAACCAGCTCTACCGCCAGGAGCCGGCCTTGTGGGTGGGCGACTATGACCGCGAAGGCTTTTTCTGGGTGGACTGCAACGACGCCGAGCACAGCGTGTTAACCTTCATGCGCCAAACCCCCGACGGCGCCACCCAATTGTTGGTGGTGCTGAATTTGACGCCGGTGCCCCGCGAGCACTACCGCGTGGGGCTGACGCGGCCCGGTTATTGGCAGGAAGTGCTGAACAGCGACTCGGCCATTTACGGCGGCTCCAACCAGGGCAATCTGGGCGGGGTGCAGGCCGAGCCGTATTGCGTGCATCACCAGCCGTTTTCAGCGGCCATTCTTTTGCCGCCCTTGTCGGTGCTGGTGTTCAAAAGCCCGCCGGTCTAA
- the cysS gene encoding cysteine--tRNA ligase: protein MALRLFNTLTRRVEDFQPLDPAGRRVGLYCCGPTVYDLAHIGNFRTFVFADLVRRYLEFRGYTVTHVMNITDVEDKIIRRVRETGLSLKDYTRRYEEEFFRDFDALRCRRPHHTPHATEHIPEMLALIDRLMHRGIAYRAPDGSIYFSIEKYRGCGCCYGQLVNLDLQQLRPGERVSHDEYAKESVADFALWKARAPEDGEVFWPSPWGEGRPGWHIECSAMSMKWLGPAFDLHLGGEDLIFPHHEDEIAQSEGAAVQPPGQRFVKYWLHGAHLLVEGRKMSKSLGNFFTLRDLFQKGFNGREIRYLLLTAHYRETFNFTLDGLAGARTALSRLDECLGKLRELAGTQPAAPDDNLLQPFTRALDDDLNIAAAWGTVFEWVRECNRLIAARQMAPAQAAAALAAWEKVDEVLGVSAAAETAIPPEIMELAAARQAARKAKDFARADALRQELKTRGWLVEDTPKGPKLKPV from the coding sequence ATGGCGTTGCGTTTATTTAACACCCTCACGCGCCGCGTGGAGGATTTTCAGCCGCTCGACCCGGCGGGCCGGCGCGTGGGGCTTTATTGCTGCGGGCCAACCGTCTATGACCTGGCCCACATTGGCAATTTCCGCACGTTTGTCTTTGCCGACCTGGTTCGCCGTTACCTCGAGTTTCGCGGTTACACCGTCACCCATGTGATGAACATCACCGATGTGGAGGATAAAATTATCCGCCGCGTCCGCGAAACCGGCCTCAGTCTCAAAGATTACACCCGCCGCTACGAGGAGGAGTTTTTCCGCGATTTCGATGCCTTGCGCTGCCGCCGCCCGCATCACACCCCGCATGCTACCGAGCACATCCCCGAAATGCTGGCACTCATTGACCGGCTCATGCACCGCGGCATCGCCTATCGGGCGCCGGACGGCTCCATTTATTTCAGCATCGAGAAATACCGCGGTTGCGGGTGCTGCTACGGCCAACTGGTCAACCTGGATTTGCAGCAGCTCCGCCCTGGCGAGCGCGTCAGCCACGATGAATACGCCAAAGAATCAGTGGCCGATTTCGCGCTCTGGAAAGCCCGCGCCCCCGAAGACGGCGAGGTCTTCTGGCCCAGTCCCTGGGGCGAAGGCCGCCCCGGCTGGCACATCGAGTGCAGCGCCATGAGCATGAAATGGCTCGGCCCCGCCTTTGACCTCCACCTTGGCGGCGAGGATTTAATCTTCCCGCATCATGAGGACGAAATTGCTCAAAGCGAGGGCGCCGCTGTGCAACCGCCCGGCCAGCGTTTTGTCAAATACTGGCTCCACGGCGCGCATCTGCTGGTGGAAGGCCGCAAAATGAGCAAATCGCTGGGTAACTTCTTCACGCTGCGCGATTTGTTCCAAAAAGGCTTCAACGGCCGGGAAATCCGTTATCTCCTGCTCACCGCCCACTACCGCGAAACCTTCAATTTCACCCTCGACGGCCTGGCCGGCGCGCGCACCGCCCTCAGCCGCCTGGATGAATGTCTGGGCAAGTTGCGCGAGCTGGCCGGCACGCAGCCGGCCGCGCCTGACGACAACCTGTTGCAACCGTTCACGCGCGCGCTGGATGATGACCTCAACATCGCGGCCGCCTGGGGCACGGTGTTTGAGTGGGTGCGCGAGTGCAACCGGCTGATAGCCGCCCGGCAAATGGCCCCGGCTCAGGCCGCCGCAGCACTGGCCGCGTGGGAAAAAGTGGATGAGGTGCTCGGCGTAAGCGCGGCGGCCGAAACCGCCATACCGCCGGAAATTATGGAGCTTGCCGCAGCCCGCCAGGCCGCGCGCAAAGCCAAAGACTTTGCCCGCGCGGATGCCCTGCGTCAGGAATTAAAAACCCGCGGCTGGCTGGTGGAAGACACTCCCAAAGGCCCCAAATTGAAACCGGTTTAA
- a CDS encoding competence/damage-inducible protein A → MRKGYIWLVVGVMLLAPWRGAAADSNATHRAYYLIITGGELLEGAVADAHTPFITKTLLPLGLKCVGVSIVDDLDEDLTAAVRQATNKAHLVLVTGGLGPTDNDITRQTLSKCTGIPLKENPDLLREMARRFGTPEAELRPNLRRQTEVPVRGGYLKNNVGTAAGLIFDLEQGHVIALPGPPRELQTMVREQLLPFLRQHYGIRAQPSSLLVRFLGVGQSQIDHTIKQKLTMPPGVLVGSTFEGSRVDFTFTLPEDSPAARQALETLKEQLFQVLGDNIYATSPETLEEVICRRLKERGHRLAVVEMGSSGSVMAALGRAAHARETIPQGWTAMAEAVLYRTLGVPAEQWQRLAAGPERLKLAAASAAQQGSADCVLVVGPAQPAGAGSATLTAVLQLPGGQGVEQNFVFRPGAEGQPALVTQIMGFLWKRLP, encoded by the coding sequence ATGCGCAAGGGTTATATCTGGCTGGTGGTGGGCGTGATGTTGCTGGCGCCTTGGAGAGGAGCCGCGGCGGACAGCAATGCCACCCATCGCGCTTATTACCTCATCATCACGGGCGGGGAATTGCTGGAGGGCGCCGTGGCCGATGCCCACACCCCATTTATCACCAAGACCCTCCTGCCGCTGGGACTGAAATGCGTGGGGGTCAGTATCGTGGATGATTTGGACGAGGATTTGACGGCCGCGGTGCGCCAGGCCACCAACAAGGCGCATTTGGTGCTGGTCACCGGCGGGCTGGGGCCCACGGATAATGACATCACCCGGCAGACGCTGTCCAAATGCACGGGCATCCCGCTGAAGGAAAACCCGGACTTGTTGCGCGAAATGGCACGCCGCTTTGGCACGCCCGAGGCCGAGCTGCGTCCCAACCTGCGCCGGCAAACCGAGGTGCCGGTGCGTGGCGGTTATCTGAAAAATAATGTGGGGACAGCCGCCGGCTTGATTTTTGATTTGGAGCAGGGGCATGTCATTGCGCTACCGGGGCCGCCGCGGGAACTTCAGACGATGGTGCGCGAGCAATTGCTTCCTTTTTTAAGGCAGCATTATGGTATCCGCGCGCAGCCGAGCAGTTTGCTGGTGCGCTTTCTGGGGGTGGGGCAGTCCCAAATTGACCACACCATCAAGCAGAAACTGACAATGCCTCCCGGCGTGTTGGTGGGCAGCACGTTTGAAGGCAGCCGGGTGGATTTTACCTTCACACTGCCGGAGGATTCGCCCGCTGCGCGGCAGGCCTTGGAGACTTTGAAGGAGCAGTTGTTCCAAGTATTGGGCGACAACATTTACGCCACCAGCCCGGAGACGTTGGAAGAGGTGATTTGTCGGCGGTTAAAAGAGCGAGGCCATCGGCTGGCGGTGGTGGAGATGGGCAGCAGCGGCAGTGTCATGGCGGCGCTGGGGCGGGCCGCGCACGCCCGGGAAACCATCCCGCAAGGGTGGACGGCCATGGCGGAAGCGGTTTTATATCGGACCTTGGGGGTGCCTGCCGAGCAATGGCAACGGCTGGCAGCCGGGCCGGAGCGCCTCAAGCTGGCGGCAGCGAGCGCCGCACAGCAGGGGAGCGCGGATTGTGTGCTGGTGGTGGGACCGGCGCAACCGGCGGGCGCAGGCTCGGCCACTTTGACAGCGGTGCTCCAACTGCCGGGGGGACAGGGGGTGGAGCAAAACTTCGTTTTCCGTCCCGGCGCTGAGGGCCAGCCGGCATTGGTCACGCAAATCATGGGCTTTTTGTGGAAACGGCTGCCCTGA
- a CDS encoding phosphatidylinositol-specific phospholipase C/glycerophosphodiester phosphodiesterase family protein yields the protein MAHRDGAPTRSRGRLRYGVVLLVWLVAGANAAAPVGPSPLPQAHAHNDYEHERPLLDALAHGFCSVEADIWLVEGQLLVAHDRRDARPDRTLQRLYLDPLQERVRQNGGRVYPQGPVVTLMIDLKSEAEATYAVLRNLLAGYTNMLTHFTPTSTVPGAVTVILSGNRPTARVAAEPWRWVAIDGRLADLERNPSPHLMPLISDNWILHFRWRGTGDMPEEERQKLRELVQRTHQQGRRLRFWATPDNPPMWAALQAAGVDLLNTDDLGGLRAFLTKSK from the coding sequence ATGGCGCACCGGGACGGTGCGCCGACCCGCAGCCGGGGACGGCTGCGCTACGGAGTTGTCCTGCTCGTTTGGCTGGTGGCTGGGGCCAACGCAGCAGCGCCAGTTGGTCCATCACCGCTTCCGCAGGCTCATGCGCACAACGACTACGAGCATGAGCGGCCGTTGCTTGATGCGCTGGCGCATGGTTTTTGCAGCGTGGAGGCCGATATTTGGCTGGTGGAGGGCCAGCTTTTGGTGGCGCACGACCGCCGCGATGCGCGGCCGGACCGCACGTTGCAACGCTTGTACCTGGACCCTTTGCAGGAGCGGGTGCGGCAGAACGGCGGGCGCGTCTATCCGCAGGGGCCGGTGGTGACCTTGATGATTGACCTGAAATCCGAAGCGGAAGCCACCTATGCGGTGCTGCGCAACCTTCTGGCGGGCTACACCAACATGTTGACTCATTTTACCCCCACCAGCACTGTACCCGGCGCAGTGACGGTGATTTTATCGGGCAACCGGCCGACGGCGCGGGTGGCGGCGGAACCCTGGCGGTGGGTGGCAATTGACGGGCGGCTGGCGGATTTGGAGCGCAATCCTTCGCCGCATTTGATGCCGCTAATCAGCGATAACTGGATTTTGCATTTCCGCTGGCGTGGGACGGGTGACATGCCGGAGGAGGAGCGCCAGAAGTTGCGGGAGCTGGTGCAGCGGACCCATCAACAGGGACGGCGCCTCCGGTTTTGGGCAACACCCGACAACCCGCCGATGTGGGCGGCCTTGCAGGCGGCGGGCGTGGATTTGCTGAATACTGACGATTTGGGCGGTTTGCGGGCTTTTTTAACCAAATCAAAATGA
- a CDS encoding REP-associated tyrosine transposase has translation MDETIINMTDQTPPDHLLTGFHSRNSLPHLKREGATYFVTFRQAGTLPKAVLIRFKKEREAILQRAVAEKRPLTWHEQKELFQWYSSRVDQYLDCGYGTCHLRRPDVAALVAKALCYFAGQRYQLQAWVIMPNHVHAVVRPMPGHTLSQILHSWKSYSAHQINALLSLKASPFWQKESYDHLIRDEDDLLHCYSYTVMNPVKAGLCSVPEAWPWSSAHA, from the coding sequence ATGGATGAAACCATTATTAACATGACAGATCAGACGCCGCCAGATCATCTTCTGACTGGCTTTCATTCCCGCAACAGTCTCCCCCATTTGAAACGCGAAGGAGCAACCTATTTTGTTACCTTCCGCCAAGCTGGCACCCTGCCAAAAGCGGTGCTTATTCGTTTCAAAAAAGAACGTGAGGCAATTCTCCAACGAGCCGTGGCTGAAAAACGACCGCTCACCTGGCATGAACAAAAAGAACTATTTCAGTGGTATTCCAGCCGCGTGGATCAATACCTTGATTGTGGTTACGGTACCTGCCATCTGCGGCGCCCTGATGTGGCGGCACTGGTTGCCAAGGCCCTGTGCTATTTCGCCGGCCAGCGCTATCAATTACAGGCGTGGGTCATCATGCCCAATCATGTTCATGCAGTCGTTCGGCCCATGCCAGGGCACACGTTGAGTCAGATTTTACATAGTTGGAAGTCCTATTCGGCGCATCAAATCAATGCGTTGCTCTCTCTAAAAGCATCGCCTTTCTGGCAAAAAGAATCGTATGACCACTTGATCCGGGATGAAGACGATTTGCTGCACTGTTATTCTTACACCGTCATGAATCCTGTTAAAGCAGGCCTTTGCTCCGTGCCCGAAGCCTGGCCTTGGAGCAGCGCCCATGCGTAG